The Hordeum vulgare subsp. vulgare chromosome 7H, MorexV3_pseudomolecules_assembly, whole genome shotgun sequence DNA window ggcgtcgGGGGCGCCGCTGACGCTGGAGCTTCTGTCCAAGGGCGGGGCGAAACGCGGGTTCGCGggcgcggtggcggaggaggaggacgagaagaagaaggcgcaGCCACCGGCCGCCAAGTAGGTGCCTTGGTGTGGTGGTTTCgagcattttatttatttatttattttccctCGTTTGCATTTTTTCTTTTACTGTTTGTCGTATGAATTTTTGTGAGCAGTCTTTCTCGGGGAAGCTTGGGGTTTCGTGTGAGGAGTTCGTCAATAAAATTTGCtgaatttgattttcttcctaccaCACATGGCTGGTGTTCGAAACAGGGTTTTTGTGCGTGCGAATTGCACCGGTATGCAATTGGTTGCTCTCTTTTGTCTGTCAGGCGGAAATAAAATTGGTTATTGATTCACTTTTACTTTCTTGTACTGTATTTATGTTTTTCCTTTAGCCTTTTCATCGAAACTGTTCATTCTAGTGACGCCAAAAAACAACAATCGTTCTGTGTTTCCCAGTTTTTGTTAATAAGTTATAGCAGATCGTTTTATGGGAGCAATTCACCATCAAAATATTCTCCTAACGAGCAGAACCAACAggactaaaaaatatataaaatatgtgTTTGTTCTGAAAAAGCTGAAGAAGCTTTCTTCTTGGACAATAAGCAACTTTTGTCCGTCTGGTCTCCACTTGCTGATGACAAGGTCCCGAAATCGCAGCAGTAAGTTAGTTAGCCAGTGCGCCAATTCACACGGATTTTCTTTCCCTTTGTTCCTCTGCTCAAGCATATCTAACTGTATCCAGTGCTTGCAAGCTAGTAGAGTATAATCCGGTACTCATGTGGTCCTGGTTCAGTTTCTCTTGTACTTTCAGTACTTTGTGGCTACTAAAGCAACCTTAATTCTTGAAGGATATGCGTTTGATTGTTGGAATTTCCGTAACAGGGCACAGGTGGTAGGATGGCCACCAATCCGCAGTTACAGGAAGAACACCATGGCGACGAACTTCTCTGCTCCGAGAAGCAAAGACGAGGCCGAGGCGAAGCAGGCGCCAGCACCAGGCTGCCTTTATGTCAAGGTTAGCATGGATGGTGCTCCATACCTCAGGAAGGTGGATCTTAAGATGTATAAGAACTACAAGGACCTCTCGCTGGAGCTGGAGAAAAAGTTCAGCGGCTTTACTGTTGGTGAGCTCTTGTTTTACCCTTTTCCTTTGGCTCTGTTTTTGATTGGGATGCCACAGTAGTATGGTAGTATATTCATAATTGTTTGGTGAGTAAATACGTTTTTCTACGCATTTTTACTTGGGCAGATGCAGTCTTTACCGTTACAAGTACTCTCCGTCTCCATACATTTTGATACTTAATATGGTTTCATAGATTGTAGTATTTGGCGTTTTAGGGTCTTTAGTTCTAGTATTGACGGTTGCCTCGTCAGTTCGTAAAGAACAATTGCCAGCTATTGTGCTTGTTTAATTTAAGGTCTCAATTTTCTGGACTGTTTGTCGTCAGGATTACATTTTTTTTTTGATAAGGAGGAAGcgagcccccggcctctgcatcaatcgatgcatgcagccatattattaaagATAGATGAAATAGTATCTTAGATCCAAATA harbors:
- the LOC123407080 gene encoding auxin-responsive protein IAA21-like, whose amino-acid sequence is MAPTQERDYIGLSPAAAAAATELRLGLPGTEDAAGDGGGAASGAPLTLELLSKGGAKRGFAGAVAEEEDEKKKAQPPAAKAQVVGWPPIRSYRKNTMATNFSAPRSKDEAEAKQAPAPGCLYVKVSMDGAPYLRKVDLKMYKNYKDLSLELEKKFSGFTVGHGESTEKSGRDGLSDCRLMDLKSGTELVLTYEDKDGDWMLVGDVPWRMFTDSCRRMRIMKGSDAVGLAPRATEKSKNEK